Proteins encoded by one window of Pseudochaenichthys georgianus chromosome 9, fPseGeo1.2, whole genome shotgun sequence:
- the LOC139434461 gene encoding uncharacterized protein — MSVQFCLALLALSSLTAASDPVCEDLLKPLGDRSRVAGKWIFHAGVSDTGDLMSVLKTLNSSWIKLTPIPGSEVMTLRWGDKINGKCLYGSVNYTFSVNDTQGTCNPFSRFKNDLKCITDHGNIWTQLQSCTDCILWSDTTIRPGKEEVIAGRSLYIFTKTGKLDDLDLEVVKQQAACLKFPPEFFFGDITDLCPEEEPAATEVKEEEQ; from the exons ATGTCTGTTCAGTTTTGTTTAGCTCTGCTGGCTCTCTCCTCCCTGACTGCAGCATCTGATCCAGTTTGTGAAGACCTGCTGAAACCTCTGGGGGATCGCAGCAGG GTTGCTGGGAAATGGATATTCCATGCTGGAGTATCAGACACTGGAGATCTCATGAGTGTACTTAAAACTCTCAACAGCTCCTGGATCAAACTCACCCCCATACCTGGTAGTGAGGTCATGACTCTACGCTGGGGAGACAAAAT AAATGGCAAATGTTTGTATGGAAGCGTCAATTACACCTTCTCCGTTAACGACACCCAGGGGACAT GTAATCCATTCTCAAGGTTCaaaaacgatctg AAATGCATAACCGATCACGGGAACATTTGGACGCAGCTGCAGAGCTGCACTGACTGCATCCTCTGGAGCGACACCACAATCAGGCCGGGCAAAGAGGAGGTCATAGCTGGCAGGAGCCTATACATCTTCA CAAAGACTGGGAAATTGGATGACCTTGATCTGGAAGTTGTCAAGCAACAAGCTGCATGCCTCAAATTCCCCCCAGAATTCTTCTTTGGAGATATCACAG ACCTGTGCCCTGAAGAGGAACCAGCTGCCACAGAAGTCAAGGAGGAAGAACAATAA
- the LOC117453130 gene encoding saxitoxin and tetrodotoxin-binding protein 2-like, which produces MAAQLVVALLAFTSLSAASDPNCTELVKPLVLDSHSPIYGRWVLHVGAWDQPGLKSDLVSVNGSWVDLSASSDSGVMTIYWADRLEDKCLQGLANATISGMTSHTTFNINGHTSYHDGKYYETCSDCLLSEDTTLLPDGKSKGRYFFLFTRTGALEPSELEIFKKQAECLQFLPEYYFGGTDLCPDEREPAPPAAENTESQTDEEPTAQ; this is translated from the exons ATGGCTGCACAGCTGGTCGTTGCTCTGCTGGCCTTCACCTCCCTGAGCGCTGCGTCTGACCCGAACTGTACGGAGCTGGTGAAGCCCCTCGTGCTGGACAGTCACAGCCCT ATCTATGGGAGGTGGGTGCTCCATGTGGGGGCATGGGACCAGCCCGGCCTGAAGAGCGACCTGGTGTCGGTGAACGGCTCCTGGGTGGATCTGTCCGCTTCCTCCGACAGCGGAGTCATGACCATCTACTGGGCCGACCGCCT GGAAGACAAATGCCTTCAGGGTTTAGCCAATGCCACCATCTCTGGGATGACCAGTCACACCACGT TTAATATCAACGGTCACACTTCATATCATGATGGGAAGTACTATGAGACGTGCTCTGACTGCCTCCTGTCCGAAGACACCACCCTCCTCCCTGATGGAAAGTCTAAGGGACGATACTTTTTCCTCTTCA CACGGACTGGCGCTCTGGAGCCATCTGAGTTGGAGATCTTTAAGAAGCAGGCCGAATGTCTACAATTCCTGCCGGAGTACTACTTTGGAGGAACAG aTCTGTGTCCAGATGAACGAGAGCCTGCTCCACCGGCTGCTGAGAATACAGAGAGTCAAACGGATGAGGAGCCAACTGCACAATAA